ACAACTTGGCGTTTATGTAGATGAAGCGCACCATCTTTTTGGTGCTGATTTGGAGAAAGAAATCAGGTCGAGTGGAGCGAATAAGACAAGCCTTCGTGATACAATCAATTTGCTTGCTGCTAATACTTCAATCGTCGCTTGTTACAACTATACGGGTACTCCGTATGTCAAAAATCAACTTTTGCCAGAAGTTGTTTATGCGTACGGTTTGCGAGAATCCATTTGGAATGGATTCCTCAAAGATGCCGATCCGCTCGGCTTTGAAAATGTAAAGAATGAAGAATTTCTCTCTGCAGCTGTAACGACATTCTGGGAACGCTATGGTGGAAAAACTTATGAGGGATTGAATCCAAAACTTGCAATCTATGCCGCAGGAGTAGAAGAAGCCGCTACTGAGGTAAAGCCTACTCTTGAGAAAATTCTTGCAAAACTTGGTGTTTCTGCTTCGAAAATTCTCTTGAATGTCGGTGATGCAAAATACACAAAGAACGATGATATTAGAGATTTCAACAACCTTGATGTTGTTGGTGCCGAAGGAAATGAAAAGCAATTCATAATTCTTGTTGAAAAAGGCAAAGAAGGCTGGAATTGTCGATCGCTCTTTGGTGTTGCTCTTTTCCGCAGTCCAAGTTCGAAGATATTCGTTCTTCAAGCAACAATGCGCTGCCTCCGAGCAATTACAGAAGAACGGTTGACCGCAACGGTATTTCTCTCCAAGGAAAACTATGATACCCTAGATCAAGAACTCCATAAAAATTTCAATATGGAACTCAAGGATATCAAGAAACCGGCTAACGATGATCGTCACAAATATCAGGTGCGTGTTGTTCCCCCTCCTCGGAAAATCACTCTCAAACGAGTTTGGCACGAATATACGCTTCATGAAAAAGAATATTCTGAACCAGTCAATTTTAAATTAGTTGATGCCGACCTTTCGAAATATGCAAGCATCATGTACGAACGAGATAGTCTCGCTCATGAAAGCGCTGTCAAAGAAAAAAATGTGGATTATCTACAAGAAAATAGGAAGTATAGCGAAATTACTCTTGTTGGAGAAGTTGCTCGTTACCTAAATATTTCTTGTGTTCTAGTCTCAAAAATCATTCGTGAGTCAACTGATGGAGCTGAAATAGTCCTCAATGCAGTCAACCGCTACAATGCTGTTTTGACTGATTTTGTTATTCCAACTATATTCCATGCACTTTTTGACATAACATCAGAAATAAAAACAGAGGATAAAGAACTAATCTTGTTGCGTGAGCCGAAGGAGGGCGGTTATTATGAGTTTTCCGCAAAGGATGACCTTGTACTTACAAATCGCTATCCCGGTTTCACACCTGAACAAATCAAGAAAAGTTTCCATGCGGATACATACTGTTTTGACTCCATTCCTGAAAGGGAGTGTTTTTTGCAGTATATCACAAGCGGGAAAGTTGCTGAAGTGTATTTTACTGGAATGTTTACTTCCAATCAAGGTGACCTTTCTGTTCATTATTACGATCCTGAATCAGGAAGAATTCGTCAATATTACCCAGACTTTCTTGCAAAAATGACAGATGGTTCGTATCAATTGATTGAAGTTAAAGGCGATAATAAAATTGACGACATCGTGGTAAAGGCGAAACAAACTGCAGCTGAGGAAATGGCTATTGCAAGTGGAATCAAGTATCTCATGTATGCAGGAAGCCAAGTTACTAGTTCGCATATTTTAGACGATATTCCAATAGCTGGTCAGTAAAAAATGCTAAAAGGGGTCGTTTTCGACCCCTTTTTAATGTTACAGATTTCAGTAATTTTAAATAAGGCAAATTCGCCATATTTAGAATTCGCGTTAGGGATAGTGACCCGATAGGGCGGAGACGCACAATGGAGATCCCCGCCTTCGCGGGGATGACAAGGGTAAGGCTCCGTTTTATGAGGTTGGGCGGGAACGGAGTGAACCGGGCAACCCATAAAATATAGCCCGACCCACGCCAGTGGGAAACGCCCAAATGCAAAGGGGCGAACCGTTGCAGAAACCTCCTCGGCTCGGTCATGGGCAAGCGAGCTTGCCCGCGACTCTCGCCTTGCGGGGTTTTCCAGAAGCTCTTCAACCAGGGCATGATTCTTGCCTTCGCTTACGAAGACGCCGCTGGCTCCAAGGTCCCCACCGACGAAGTCGAGGAGAAGAACGGAAAGTTCTTCAAGAAGGGAACCGACATCGAACTCAAGCAGATCGTGGCGAAGATGAGTAAGTCCCTCAAGAACGTCGTGAACCCGGATGACGTGGTGCGCGACTACGGTGCCGACAGCCTTCGTTTGTACGAAATGTTCATGGGCCCGCTGGACGCCGTGAAGCCTTGGCAGACCAAGGGTATCGAAGGCATGAACCGCTTCCTCGGCCGCGCCTGGCGCTCCGTTGTTGGCGACAGCGATGAAGCCCCGGTGTTCGTTGATGAAACTGCCCCTGAAGCCATCGAGAAGGTGATGCACCAGACCGTCATCAAGGTCACGAGCGACATCGAGAACATGAGCTTCAACACCGCGATTAGCCAGCTGATGATCTTCAACAACGAAATGATGAAGATGGACAAGCGCTACCGCGAGCCGTGCGAAACGTTCGTCAAGTTGCTGCACCCGTTTGCCCCGCATATCGCCGAAGAAATGTGGAGCATCCTCGGTCACAACGAATCGCTCACGAACGTCGCCTGGCCGGAAGCCGACCACTCCAAGGCCGTGGAAAACACCGTGGAAGTCGTGTTCCAGGTGAATGGCAAGGTCCGCGCCAAGGCAAGTGTAGCGAAGGACATGGATAAGGCCGCCCTCGAAAAGCTCGCCATGGAAAACGAAAGAGTGAAGGAGTTTATGAAGGGAATGCAGGTCGTCAAGGCAATTGTTGTGCCTGGTAAGTTGGTCAACATCGTTGTCAAGCCGGCATAAAAATGAGCCTGCCCCGGACTCGTTCCGGGGTGAAGTCCATCGTGGTCCCGGGCAAGCTCGTGAACATCGTGGTGAAGTGACGCGACCTTCGGTCGTGTCATCCTGAGCGGAGGCGCATCGCGCCGAAGCCGAAGGATCTAGGAGGGGAAAGCCTTCCCCTCGCTACAGCCCCGGCCCCACCCTTATAGTCACGCCCACTCATTTGAGTGGGCGTCTTTTGTTATAACCCGTCCCTGGTCGGGTCTTCCGCTACCCCTTCTAACGGACGCTCAGCCGCCGCGCCCGTAACGCCCGGGCTTGAAGCTATTGTAGCATGGCGGAAAATTCTTGCAGACTTCTCAAGATTAGTTTTGGAAAATCTATTTCTTGAAGAATTTTGAAATGCGAATCGTTCGATACGATGAATGTTGCGTTTCCGGCAATAGCGCAGTCGACAAACTTGTTGTCGTCTGAATCATCCTTTATAAGGTTGAACCTAAAGAATGTGTCAATAAACTCTACGGAAGGGGCGTTCAAAAGAGTTTGAATGACATTCGAGGCGATTATTGAATTTGTCTTTTGCTCAATAATTTCTTCATACTCGTCAAGGATTTCATTTGAAATACAAAGGGTGTATTTGCCTTCCTGTAAGCCTCGCCAGACATTGAAATAAGCTCCCCGCTTAGAAAGGGATGCTAAGAGGCAATTCGTATCAAGAACAATTCTCATATGTTCTTGTAGGGTGTCCGAAGGTGTTCGTTCAAGACAGCTTCATTCTTTTCGTTGTCCCACTCGCCGGACTCCCACAGAGCGTCCATGCCGTTCTCGACACGCTTGGCGAAAACATCCGTCAAGGCAACGCGAATCTCTTCCAGGGATTTGGAATCCTTGGCAAATGAAAACATCTTTAAAAGATGCAATTGAGTCGGGTTCAGGACGGTTTCCATAGGTCGCTCCATGTTTCTAAAGAGGAATATACATTATTTATGTGTGATTTGTCACCCTCATTCCAAGTAGGAATACTACGCTGGCTTTACAATTAGCCTCAAATTCACCATTTTCTTTAAGAAATTGTTCGTTTTTGTAAACTTTTTGAGCGCTTCGCCGCTTTTTATGTTACTTTTAAAGAGTAAAAGAGTTTTTGCTCTTGCCCTCTGAACGA
The genomic region above belongs to Fibrobacter sp. UWP2 and contains:
- a CDS encoding TnsA endonuclease N-terminal domain-containing protein → MAENFDSNFSFNQQLWYYYTTNRGKIRSRYNDLTRKFLAYNDSEENSHAFLRKPQFEALEMYVFVKEFMNNKQVYEMFDDWRHKRDRFSDASYYSIDKGGQIHLFDAPTEKQTDTLFKQMKKFRENYPNYIYALTMGLGKTILMATCIFYEFLLAKKYPSDKRFCHNALVFAPDKTVLQSLREIMTFDKTKVVPMEYARVLDSNIKFHFLDETGTILHTIDDSDFNIIISNTQKIIVKKKRKDTSAAETLFSGSGSLLSAVYGTNSEDDDDAWDPTSLMDNQRFKKLCRLPQLGVYVDEAHHLFGADLEKEIRSSGANKTSLRDTINLLAANTSIVACYNYTGTPYVKNQLLPEVVYAYGLRESIWNGFLKDADPLGFENVKNEEFLSAAVTTFWERYGGKTYEGLNPKLAIYAAGVEEAATEVKPTLEKILAKLGVSASKILLNVGDAKYTKNDDIRDFNNLDVVGAEGNEKQFIILVEKGKEGWNCRSLFGVALFRSPSSKIFVLQATMRCLRAITEERLTATVFLSKENYDTLDQELHKNFNMELKDIKKPANDDRHKYQVRVVPPPRKITLKRVWHEYTLHEKEYSEPVNFKLVDADLSKYASIMYERDSLAHESAVKEKNVDYLQENRKYSEITLVGEVARYLNISCVLVSKIIRESTDGAEIVLNAVNRYNAVLTDFVIPTIFHALFDITSEIKTEDKELILLREPKEGGYYEFSAKDDLVLTNRYPGFTPEQIKKSFHADTYCFDSIPERECFLQYITSGKVAEVYFTGMFTSNQGDLSVHYYDPESGRIRQYYPDFLAKMTDGSYQLIEVKGDNKIDDIVVKAKQTAAEEMAIASGIKYLMYAGSQVTSSHILDDIPIAGQ
- a CDS encoding class I tRNA ligase family protein; the encoded protein is MGKRACPRLSPCGVFQKLFNQGMILAFAYEDAAGSKVPTDEVEEKNGKFFKKGTDIELKQIVAKMSKSLKNVVNPDDVVRDYGADSLRLYEMFMGPLDAVKPWQTKGIEGMNRFLGRAWRSVVGDSDEAPVFVDETAPEAIEKVMHQTVIKVTSDIENMSFNTAISQLMIFNNEMMKMDKRYREPCETFVKLLHPFAPHIAEEMWSILGHNESLTNVAWPEADHSKAVENTVEVVFQVNGKVRAKASVAKDMDKAALEKLAMENERVKEFMKGMQVVKAIVVPGKLVNIVVKPA
- a CDS encoding putative toxin-antitoxin system toxin component, PIN family, whose product is MRIVLDTNCLLASLSKRGAYFNVWRGLQEGKYTLCISNEILDEYEEIIEQKTNSIIASNVIQTLLNAPSVEFIDTFFRFNLIKDDSDDNKFVDCAIAGNATFIVSNDSHFKILQEIDFPKLILRSLQEFSAMLQ